Proteins from one Eriocheir sinensis breed Jianghai 21 chromosome 27, ASM2467909v1, whole genome shotgun sequence genomic window:
- the LOC127004206 gene encoding mucin-5AC-like: MAAAWPRPMVVLLLALLAAAAGLLHPVDTQALQCHGVREVGKDNRGVFPLDEQATKSIRFSFPVGKTWKATFDLGEGSAENYQSRFLLNIAKTSNAQLARLKVTTSGSGTKFLLNTRVDSSWLEGEGQATLFFGESTLNIAFINGDSKFLMQLSVPELAGLSAVQVHELEQVEECEGPGSVPDTIAMTTAKTTTTTTTTTEPTTTTTTTTEPTTTTTEPTTTTPVAETSTTTPVSAESSPLTTEATYNATTSEDGLTPACVPTGNNVTVACPTPSNDSVPAVGVTQCEAVPRWAWACAGLAVVFFVFIVGLIIYSITLYKRSFRLGKGMQASGGFGMTAQDMHYYEMRNNNLSIGNTVPRIVTPRPSSTPGITPSHSTSRLSHSLSPSRSTTPFPFLHQNTDLDDSKNTATEPKDKSRSSKVSFAED; the protein is encoded by the exons ATGGCTGCCGCTTGGCCCCGACcgatggtggtgctgctgctggcccTCCTGGCGGCCGCCGCAGGCCTGCTACACCCCGTCGACACTCAGG CCCTGCAGTGTCACGGCGTCCGGGAAGTAGGAAAAGACAATCGGGGCGTCTTCCCCTTGGACGAGCAGGCAACCAAAAGCATCCGATTTAGCTTCCCCGTGGGGAAGACCTGGAAAGCGACCTTTGACTTGGGAGAAGGATCTGCTGAAAATTATCAGAGTCGCTTTCTCTTGAATATCGCCAAGACTTCAAACGCACAGCTGGCCAGGCTAAAAGTAACCACATCAGGATCGGGAACGAAGTTTCTCCTTAACACCAGGGTGGACAGCAGTTGGCTAGAGGGCGAAGGTCAGGCAACGCTGTTCTTTGGGGAGTCAACACTCAACATCGCCTTCATCAACGGCGATAGCAAGTTCCTCATGCAGCTATCAGTGCCAGAG CTGGCGGGACTCAGTGCCGTGCAAGTGCATGAACTCGAGCAGGTGGAGGAGTGTGAGGGTCCAGGAAGTGTCCCAG ACACGATAGCCATGACCACTGCTAagacgactaccaccaccacgaccaccaccgagcctacaaccaccaccaccaccaccaccgagcctaccaccaccaccaccgagcctactactactactcccgtTGCTGAAACATCTACCACTACTCCTGTAAGTGCAGAATCTTCCCCCTTGACCACTGAAGCCACTTACAATGCCACCACCTCAGAGGATGGCCTTACCCCGGCCTGTGTGCCCACTGGAAACAACGTGACTGTTGCGTGTCCCACTCCCTCCAACGACTCAGTGCCAGCTGTGGGGGTCACGCAGTGTGAGGCCGTGCCTCGGTGGGCGTGGGCGTGCGCGGGGCTGGCAGTCGTGTTCTTCGTCTTCATTGTGGGACTCATCATCTACTCCATAACCCTCTACAAGCGTAGCTTTAGACTTGGTAAAGGCATGCAGGCCTCGGGAGGGTTCGGGATGACGGCCCAGGACATGCACTACTACGAGATGAGAAACAATAACCTGTCGATTGGAAACACAGTCCCGCGCATCGTGACGCCCCGTCCTTCGTCCACTCCCGGAATAACGCCGAGTCACAGCACCAGCCGTTTGTCCCACAGCCTCTCTCCTTCTCGCTCTACTACGcctttcccatttcttcatcAAAACACTGACCTGGACGACTCTAAGAACACCGCCACAGAACCGAAGGATAAATCTAGAAGCTCTAAAGTATCCTTTGCCGAGGACTGA